In one window of Chryseobacterium phocaeense DNA:
- a CDS encoding malate dehydrogenase: protein MKVTVVGAGAVGASCAEYIAMKNFCSEVVLVDIKEGFAEGKAMDLMQTASLNGFDTKITGTTGDYSKTAGSHVAVITSGIPRKPGMTREELIGINAGIVKEVTENLVKHSPEVIIIVVSNPMDTMAYLVHKTSGLPKHKIIGMGGALDSARFKYRLAEALEAPISDVDGMVIAAHSDTGMLPLLSKATRNGVPVTEFLSDEQQKYVIEETKVGGATLTKLLGTSAWYAPGAAVSVMVQAIACDQKKMIPCSLMLEGEYGQNDICLGVPAIIGANGVEKIVNVTLTADEQLKFAEAANAVREVNGDLKF from the coding sequence ATGAAAGTAACTGTAGTAGGTGCAGGCGCTGTAGGAGCAAGCTGTGCAGAATACATCGCAATGAAAAACTTCTGTTCTGAGGTAGTTTTAGTAGACATTAAAGAAGGATTTGCTGAAGGTAAAGCAATGGATTTGATGCAGACTGCATCGCTTAACGGATTCGATACGAAAATTACCGGAACAACAGGAGACTACAGCAAAACTGCAGGTTCTCATGTAGCAGTAATCACTTCAGGTATTCCAAGAAAACCTGGAATGACAAGAGAAGAGCTTATTGGTATCAACGCCGGTATCGTAAAAGAAGTTACTGAAAACTTAGTAAAACATTCTCCGGAAGTAATCATCATCGTAGTATCTAATCCTATGGACACTATGGCTTATCTGGTACACAAAACTTCAGGTCTTCCTAAGCATAAGATCATCGGAATGGGTGGTGCACTGGACTCAGCAAGATTCAAATACAGATTGGCTGAAGCATTGGAAGCTCCAATTTCCGATGTAGACGGTATGGTAATCGCTGCACACAGTGATACGGGAATGCTTCCATTATTGAGCAAAGCAACAAGAAACGGTGTTCCTGTAACTGAATTCCTAAGCGATGAGCAGCAAAAATATGTAATCGAGGAAACAAAAGTAGGAGGGGCTACGTTAACTAAATTATTAGGAACTTCAGCGTGGTATGCGCCAGGTGCAGCAGTTTCTGTAATGGTTCAGGCTATCGCTTGCGACCAAAAGAAAATGATCCCTTGTTCTTTAATGCTTGAAGGTGAATACGGACAAAATGATATCTGTCTGGGAGTTCCTGCTATTATCGGAGCTAACGGAGTGGAAAAAATCGTTAATGTAACACTTACAGCTGATGAGCAGTTGAAGTTTGCTGAAGCAGCAAATGCTGTGAGAGAAGTGAACGGAGATCTTAAGTTTTAA
- a CDS encoding bacteriocin-like protein, which yields MKNLKKLTRKQLGIISGGDTAYALCDMDGNCPPTFGSYYCSGGTCYRSDGGGNPGGGGPGGGCNEPQRLCQPWETGCGCVYF from the coding sequence CAGAAAGCAGCTGGGAATTATCAGCGGAGGTGATACTGCTTATGCTTTGTGCGATATGGACGGAAACTGTCCTCCTACATTCGGTTCCTATTATTGCAGCGGCGGAACCTGCTACAGATCTGATGGTGGTGGAAATCCTGGCGGCGGCGGTCCAGGAGGAGGCTGCAATGAGCCACAACGCCTATGCCAGCCATGGGAAACAGGATGCGGATGCGTTTATTTTTAA
- a CDS encoding biliverdin-producing heme oxygenase, with the protein MVSEYLKQNTAEYHDAAEKLFSSEKIFNKTFTLEDYKKIINTNYLMLLHSEDKIFGSLSDKYSEKLQLNDRKKLSLIEKDLKSLSLESRTASHHLQFDNEHEALGAMYVIEGSTLGGNVIAKQLSKTEGFDDVTFNFFGCYQENTGPMWKNFKEVLDTEVTEENYNDVLSGAKKLYTFLLNVN; encoded by the coding sequence ATGGTATCAGAGTATCTTAAGCAAAATACAGCGGAATATCATGACGCTGCGGAGAAACTTTTCAGTTCTGAAAAAATTTTTAACAAAACCTTCACCCTGGAAGATTACAAAAAAATCATCAATACCAATTATCTGATGCTTCTTCACAGTGAAGATAAAATATTCGGAAGCCTTTCTGATAAATATTCGGAAAAGCTTCAACTTAATGACAGAAAGAAACTTTCCCTTATTGAAAAGGATCTTAAAAGTCTTTCATTGGAAAGCCGGACTGCCTCCCATCACCTTCAGTTTGATAATGAACATGAAGCGCTGGGAGCCATGTATGTGATTGAAGGTTCTACTTTAGGTGGAAACGTAATAGCCAAGCAGCTTTCTAAAACGGAAGGTTTTGATGATGTAACCTTCAATTTCTTCGGATGTTATCAGGAAAACACAGGACCGATGTGGAAAAATTTCAAGGAGGTTCTGGATACTGAAGTGACGGAAGAAAACTACAACGATGTACTGTCCGGAGCCAAAAAACTCTATACATTCTTACTGAACGTCAATTAA
- a CDS encoding porin: protein MTFFSQKKRSMIFCALLAGLSVSAQIQDSLQPSKPEEDNVKYPVLQIKGLFQARYLVGMAKDVDVNGLHHADGSGTSNNFMLKYMRVQVRAQISKRTEVVALANLADFKNDPKSRVLENAYLKYTFNPKLAFTVGQFRPWFGIEETYPIDIIKSLDWSNQYTEFGKLGWTSFQIGLSATGQLQLGNIPFQYAVSVVNGNGKNQINDNDNGKQYSTRLVFGLSKKYNFNVGLNGGIGEVFSKKVYAVGIDLSSMIQFDPKWSLDMQLEAKQATNHVLYNAINPEFRPSNPDQYLIRGAYFLPNLRYEINHKNLSAFELSCRYEYLDTNFRVNSNPRQTITPMFGLEFLKNYGARIQLGVQFDRYKHQVENTSQYNNNLFIVQVQSRF, encoded by the coding sequence ATGACCTTTTTTTCACAAAAAAAGAGAAGCATGATATTTTGTGCACTACTCGCCGGTTTATCCGTCAGTGCGCAGATTCAGGATTCCCTGCAGCCCAGCAAGCCGGAAGAAGATAATGTAAAATATCCAGTACTCCAGATCAAAGGTCTGTTTCAGGCCCGTTATCTTGTAGGAATGGCCAAAGATGTTGATGTGAACGGACTTCACCATGCCGACGGATCAGGTACCAGCAATAATTTCATGCTTAAATACATGAGGGTTCAGGTCCGGGCTCAGATCAGCAAACGGACGGAAGTAGTAGCCCTGGCGAATCTTGCCGACTTCAAGAATGATCCGAAAAGCAGAGTTCTTGAAAATGCTTATCTGAAATACACCTTCAATCCGAAGCTCGCCTTTACAGTTGGACAATTCAGACCATGGTTCGGGATTGAAGAAACCTATCCCATCGACATTATCAAATCACTGGACTGGTCCAATCAGTACACGGAATTCGGAAAACTGGGCTGGACAAGCTTCCAGATCGGGCTTTCTGCCACAGGACAGCTGCAGTTGGGCAATATTCCTTTTCAATATGCAGTTTCAGTGGTCAACGGAAACGGAAAGAACCAGATCAATGACAATGACAACGGAAAACAATATTCTACCCGCCTTGTTTTCGGGCTGTCTAAAAAATACAATTTCAATGTAGGCCTGAATGGCGGTATCGGCGAAGTTTTCAGCAAAAAAGTATATGCCGTGGGAATTGACCTCAGTTCCATGATTCAGTTTGACCCGAAATGGAGCCTGGATATGCAGCTGGAAGCGAAACAGGCTACAAACCACGTACTGTACAATGCTATTAATCCTGAGTTCAGGCCTTCCAATCCTGATCAATACCTGATCCGTGGGGCTTATTTTCTTCCCAATCTGAGGTATGAGATCAATCATAAAAACCTCAGCGCTTTCGAACTTTCCTGCAGGTATGAATATCTGGATACCAACTTCAGGGTGAATTCAAACCCCAGACAGACCATTACCCCGATGTTCGGGCTTGAGTTCCTGAAAAACTACGGCGCCAGAATTCAGCTGGGTGTCCAGTTCGACCGCTATAAACATCAGGTGGAAAATACATCACAATACAATAATAATCTGTTCATCGTCCAGGTACAGAGTAGATTCTAA
- a CDS encoding alpha/beta fold hydrolase, with product MKAIQLFIFFLLSSTSFSAQKTGNEHFFETSDHVKIKYKVSGKGEACIYVPGGPGQGYPSFELLGGNSLEKNMQMIYMDQRGSGESGKSDNYHLEAMVQDIEELRQHLKLDKVFLLAHSFGGIIAVNYAKKYPQYTKGLILANITLHFLNNETLKEQIEYGNSLLGQPNKAVSKDSLSSELSKISAAMRKKRIGYKFLTEDIETIKQTDKIDSLHPRIIDFGMAVISRPKEFPEYYADYAPITKDIHVPVLVITGKKDKAVGTQHYKTFQFPKQKVAIINGGHLLYYEKNREFVDAVERFMKK from the coding sequence ATGAAAGCGATTCAATTATTTATCTTTTTTCTTTTGTCTTCAACTTCTTTTTCAGCACAGAAGACTGGTAACGAACATTTTTTTGAAACCTCAGATCATGTCAAAATAAAATATAAAGTCTCCGGAAAAGGAGAAGCCTGCATTTATGTTCCTGGCGGTCCGGGACAGGGATATCCGTCTTTTGAACTTCTGGGCGGAAACAGCCTGGAAAAAAACATGCAGATGATTTACATGGATCAGCGGGGATCAGGAGAATCCGGAAAATCGGATAATTATCATCTGGAAGCGATGGTTCAGGATATTGAAGAACTGAGACAACACCTGAAACTTGACAAAGTTTTTCTGCTGGCCCATTCTTTCGGGGGAATTATTGCCGTCAACTATGCTAAAAAATATCCACAGTACACCAAAGGACTAATCCTTGCCAATATCACGCTCCATTTCCTCAACAACGAAACGCTAAAAGAACAGATAGAATACGGAAACAGCCTTCTCGGACAGCCCAATAAAGCAGTATCCAAAGACAGTCTTTCTTCCGAGCTTTCAAAAATAAGTGCTGCCATGAGAAAGAAAAGAATCGGATATAAATTCCTCACCGAAGATATTGAAACCATTAAGCAAACAGACAAAATAGACTCCCTTCATCCAAGAATCATCGATTTCGGCATGGCCGTAATTTCAAGGCCAAAAGAATTTCCGGAATACTATGCTGATTATGCTCCGATTACAAAAGATATTCACGTTCCCGTATTGGTCATCACCGGAAAAAAAGATAAAGCCGTAGGAACCCAGCATTACAAAACATTTCAGTTTCCGAAACAGAAAGTTGCCATCATTAATGGCGGGCATCTTCTGTATTATGAGAAAAACAGGGAGTTTGTGGATGCGGTTGAACGATTTATGAAAAAGTAA
- a CDS encoding ATP-binding protein, which produces MNFIECHEEPIHIPGYIQSFGYLIGIDAESHSITFFSRNITDLFKIENAEPLFNRQLMDFSEVFRPVMDSDLYVSLKSFTKRENETHFDKIFVDGKEYHFSVFRGGKYIFLEFEAVQENPNKRISNKYDNFYVIDNEQDIWEQLLGTLAKIVNYDRMMVYKFMMDGSGKVIAERRSDNMDSYLGLHYPESDIPRQARELYLKKRKRIFSNVYAETVPLMSRTEENIDLTFVASRGMSPVHGQYIKNSGASSSFSISIILDNHLWGLVTCQNSEPKHIDLEDRVQAGIFTALASNAYSSFKSKKELNYRLELNEKAAQLKAEFLKHNHLFDSLAENKEKLRKLPEADGLVIISENDRVSSGNVPDREMIDRIAHWAPEQTEESIYMNRSFLKDFGQELNLDETAAGIIIYFIERSKKEMLIWFRREFDEHINWAGNPEKNIDVLLQNGEEKHIVSPRTSFHIFTESIKGNSKRWNSRDISSVKAVRDVILETSHKQYNAIKSLNNELRKVNEELDSFSYTISHDLGTPLTVMKLNAQMLLSNFEETEKNKNKLSSIIEEIDNMAEMMHDVLQLSRAKYSEIELERLQPSQTLLKISENAKITFESQKTEIIIGECPDVLADKTMLHQVFLNIINNAVKYSSYQDEPKVKIWGGEEEGSIVYRISDNGIGIPEEEKHKMFKIFNRMDNAKKFKGNGVGLSIVHRIMQRIGGNVDYESDKEGTCFILTFKKP; this is translated from the coding sequence ATGAATTTTATAGAATGCCATGAGGAGCCCATCCATATTCCCGGGTACATACAAAGTTTCGGATACCTGATCGGCATTGACGCAGAATCTCACTCCATCACTTTTTTCAGCAGGAATATTACAGATTTGTTTAAGATTGAAAATGCAGAGCCGCTTTTTAACAGACAGCTTATGGATTTTTCTGAAGTTTTCCGCCCAGTTATGGATTCGGATCTTTATGTTTCTTTGAAAAGCTTTACCAAAAGGGAAAATGAAACCCATTTCGATAAAATATTTGTCGACGGTAAGGAATATCATTTTTCTGTTTTCAGAGGAGGGAAGTACATCTTCCTTGAATTTGAAGCCGTACAGGAAAACCCTAATAAGCGTATTTCTAATAAGTATGACAATTTTTATGTCATTGACAATGAACAGGACATTTGGGAGCAGCTGTTGGGTACGCTAGCCAAAATCGTAAATTATGACCGGATGATGGTGTATAAATTTATGATGGACGGTTCGGGAAAAGTAATTGCAGAACGCAGAAGCGATAATATGGACAGCTATCTGGGACTTCACTACCCGGAATCTGATATTCCGAGACAGGCCAGGGAGCTTTATCTGAAAAAAAGAAAAAGAATATTCAGCAATGTATATGCTGAGACGGTTCCGCTGATGAGCAGGACAGAAGAAAATATAGACTTGACTTTTGTAGCTTCGCGGGGAATGTCTCCCGTTCATGGGCAGTACATTAAAAACTCAGGCGCATCTTCCAGCTTCAGTATATCCATTATTCTTGATAATCATCTGTGGGGTTTGGTGACCTGCCAGAATTCGGAGCCTAAACATATTGACCTTGAGGATAGGGTACAGGCCGGTATTTTTACAGCGCTGGCTTCCAATGCCTATTCTTCATTCAAATCCAAGAAAGAGCTTAACTACCGTCTTGAGCTGAATGAAAAAGCAGCACAGTTGAAAGCGGAATTTCTGAAACACAATCATCTTTTTGATTCTCTTGCGGAAAATAAAGAAAAACTCCGGAAACTGCCTGAAGCAGACGGTCTTGTAATTATTTCCGAAAACGACAGGGTGAGTTCAGGAAATGTTCCGGATCGCGAAATGATTGACAGGATTGCTCATTGGGCCCCGGAACAAACGGAAGAAAGCATCTATATGAACCGTAGTTTTCTCAAGGATTTTGGACAGGAACTTAACCTGGATGAAACGGCTGCCGGCATCATTATTTATTTCATAGAAAGAAGTAAAAAAGAAATGCTGATCTGGTTCCGCAGGGAATTTGATGAACATATCAACTGGGCCGGAAATCCTGAAAAGAATATAGATGTTCTTCTGCAGAACGGGGAGGAAAAGCATATTGTTTCCCCAAGGACTTCTTTCCATATTTTTACTGAAAGTATTAAGGGAAATTCAAAAAGATGGAATTCCAGAGATATCAGTTCGGTCAAAGCTGTCCGTGATGTCATCCTTGAAACTTCACATAAACAGTACAATGCTATTAAGTCATTGAATAATGAACTGAGAAAGGTGAATGAAGAACTGGATAGTTTTTCCTACACGATTTCACATGATCTGGGAACTCCCCTGACGGTCATGAAGCTGAATGCACAAATGCTGCTTTCCAATTTTGAGGAAACAGAAAAAAATAAGAACAAACTGAGCTCCATTATTGAGGAAATTGATAATATGGCTGAAATGATGCATGATGTATTGCAACTCAGCCGTGCAAAATACAGCGAAATAGAGCTGGAACGTTTACAGCCTTCCCAAACCCTGCTCAAGATCTCTGAAAATGCAAAGATTACGTTTGAGAGTCAGAAAACAGAGATTATTATCGGGGAATGCCCTGATGTTCTGGCGGACAAGACCATGCTTCATCAGGTGTTTTTAAATATTATTAATAATGCCGTAAAGTATTCTTCCTATCAGGATGAGCCCAAAGTGAAAATCTGGGGTGGTGAAGAAGAGGGAAGTATAGTATACAGGATCTCGGATAACGGTATCGGAATTCCTGAAGAAGAAAAGCATAAAATGTTTAAGATTTTCAACAGGATGGATAATGCGAAAAAATTTAAAGGAAACGGAGTGGGATTGTCCATTGTCCATCGGATTATGCAACGAATTGGGGGAAATGTGGATTATGAGAGCGATAAAGAAGGCACTTGTTTCATTTTAACGTTCAAAAAACCTTAA